In one window of Fictibacillus phosphorivorans DNA:
- the jag gene encoding RNA-binding cell elongation regulator Jag/EloR — MKKVQVTGKTVEEAVAAALEQLQTSKDQVEISVLEDSKKGFFGLGGKPAVVEVTVKADPVKSAIDYLEDVTSKMGVPVTITQRQENDHLVLDLSGDKIAILIGKRGQTLNALQLLTNMVANSDPASKHVKIVLDAENYRTRRQESLERLAEHSAQKVFFTKKSFAFEPMPANERKVIHLALKENRDVETTSEGVEPFRKVVIRPTSSSKR, encoded by the coding sequence GTGAAAAAGGTACAGGTAACAGGGAAAACGGTTGAAGAAGCAGTAGCAGCAGCACTAGAACAACTTCAGACTTCAAAAGATCAAGTAGAGATATCCGTTCTAGAAGATTCCAAAAAAGGTTTCTTTGGACTTGGCGGGAAGCCAGCAGTTGTTGAAGTAACAGTGAAAGCTGATCCTGTTAAATCCGCGATCGACTACCTAGAGGATGTTACATCCAAAATGGGAGTGCCCGTTACCATCACACAGCGACAGGAAAATGATCATCTTGTGCTGGATTTATCCGGTGACAAAATTGCGATTTTAATTGGAAAACGTGGACAAACGCTTAATGCGCTTCAGCTTTTAACGAATATGGTTGCAAACTCTGATCCTGCAAGCAAGCATGTGAAAATTGTGCTTGATGCTGAAAACTATCGTACCAGAAGACAAGAATCACTCGAGCGTTTAGCCGAGCATTCTGCACAAAAGGTGTTTTTCACAAAGAAAAGCTTTGCTTTTGAGCCGATGCCTGCCAACGAACGAAAAGTGATTCATTTAGCACTCAAAGAAAACAGAGATGTTGAGACTACGTCTGAGGGGGTAGAACCTTTTCGTAAGGTCGTAATCCGCCCGACATCCTCAAGCAAAAGATAA
- the yidD gene encoding membrane protein insertion efficiency factor YidD: MRSLFIGIIRFYQLWISPLTPPSCRFYPTCSHYGIEAFRRHGVFKGMWLTFVRISKCHPFHPGGVDLVPEKRDNK, translated from the coding sequence ATGAGGTCCTTATTTATAGGGATTATTCGTTTTTACCAGCTATGGATTTCTCCGCTAACACCGCCTTCATGCCGCTTTTATCCGACCTGCTCGCATTACGGTATAGAAGCTTTCAGGCGTCACGGTGTATTTAAAGGAATGTGGCTAACTTTTGTCAGAATTTCAAAGTGCCATCCTTTTCATCCCGGAGGCGTTGACCTCGTGCCTGAAAAAAGGGACAATAAATAA
- a CDS encoding DUF554 domain-containing protein, protein MSLLGTIVNGIAIIAGSFLGLFWTNISDRYKDTILQAMALAVTILGIGMGLKSEQFLIVIASLAVGGALGEWWNLEERLNAIGKWLETKIGKQDKGSVATGFVTATLVFVVGAMSIVGALDSGLRQQHDVLYTKALIDGFCAILFTSTLGIGVMFSAIPVVLYQGMIALMATQIDRFVSQELMDALIVEITGTGGIMIVAIGLNLLGITRIRVANLLPGLLIATILVFIVEKWESILAFSQGLM, encoded by the coding sequence ATGTCACTGTTAGGAACGATAGTTAACGGTATTGCAATTATTGCAGGAAGTTTTTTAGGTTTATTTTGGACGAATATTTCTGATCGCTATAAAGATACGATCTTACAAGCGATGGCATTAGCTGTAACGATTTTGGGGATCGGAATGGGTCTGAAGAGCGAGCAGTTCTTAATCGTGATCGCAAGCTTGGCGGTCGGGGGCGCTCTCGGTGAGTGGTGGAATCTTGAAGAGAGATTGAACGCGATTGGGAAGTGGCTCGAGACGAAGATAGGAAAGCAAGACAAGGGATCGGTAGCTACCGGTTTTGTTACGGCTACGCTAGTGTTTGTTGTAGGAGCGATGTCAATCGTTGGAGCCCTAGATAGTGGTCTTAGACAACAGCATGACGTTCTTTATACTAAAGCGTTGATCGATGGTTTCTGTGCCATCCTATTTACCTCAACACTGGGTATAGGAGTCATGTTCTCCGCTATACCTGTCGTGTTATATCAAGGGATGATCGCTTTAATGGCTACACAGATCGATCGCTTCGTTTCTCAAGAATTAATGGATGCTCTAATCGTCGAGATCACAGGAACGGGCGGTATCATGATCGTCGCGATCGGACTGAATTTACTAGGCATCACTAGGATTCGTGTTGCAAACCTTCTCCCAGGTTTACTCATCGCAACGATTTTAGTTTTTATCGTTGAAAAATGGGAGAGCATTTTAGCGTTTTCTCAAGGATTGATGTAA
- the rsmG gene encoding 16S rRNA (guanine(527)-N(7))-methyltransferase RsmG has product MNIELFQTSLKEKGVDLSEKQLSQFETYYNLLVEWNEKMNLTAITEKEEVYLKHFYDSVTAGFYFDFSQDITVCDVGAGAGFPAIPLKIAFPEIKLTVVDSLNKRIGFLQHVVDELGLEEVSLYHDRAETFAHRPEFRQTFDLVTARAVARLSVLSELCLPLVKIGGHFLGMKGANLPEEVRDGEKAVKLLGGKVKDIHSFVLPIEESERNIIVIDKVKETPKKFPRKPGTPNKSPIS; this is encoded by the coding sequence ATGAATATCGAATTGTTTCAAACTTCCTTAAAAGAAAAGGGAGTCGACTTATCTGAAAAGCAGCTTTCACAGTTTGAAACGTATTATAACTTGCTCGTTGAGTGGAACGAAAAAATGAACCTTACAGCGATCACAGAAAAAGAAGAAGTGTATTTAAAACACTTTTATGATTCTGTGACGGCAGGTTTTTATTTTGACTTTAGTCAAGACATCACGGTGTGTGATGTTGGGGCTGGAGCAGGATTCCCAGCTATTCCACTTAAGATTGCATTCCCAGAGATCAAGCTAACTGTCGTTGATTCTCTGAATAAACGCATCGGCTTCTTACAGCATGTTGTAGATGAACTTGGTTTAGAAGAAGTGTCTCTTTATCATGACCGTGCAGAAACTTTTGCTCACCGTCCGGAGTTCAGACAAACGTTCGATCTTGTGACAGCTCGTGCGGTTGCTAGACTATCGGTACTCTCCGAACTCTGTCTGCCACTCGTGAAAATTGGTGGACACTTCTTAGGAATGAAAGGTGCTAACCTTCCTGAAGAAGTGAGAGACGGAGAAAAAGCGGTCAAACTTTTAGGCGGTAAAGTAAAAGATATTCATTCGTTCGTATTACCGATCGAGGAGAGCGAACGCAATATCATTGTCATTGATAAAGTAAAAGAAACACCAAAGAAATTTCCGCGTAAACCAGGAACACCAAACAAATCTCCTATTTCATAA
- the mnmE gene encoding tRNA uridine-5-carboxymethylaminomethyl(34) synthesis GTPase MnmE: MEFDTITAISTPMGEGAIAIVRLSGPDAVSIADKVYSGTKRLSEVDTHTIHYGKLIDPKLDQAVEEVMISVMRAPRTFTREDVVEINCHGGLVSVNRVLQLILQQGARLAEPGEFTKRAFLNGRIDLSQAEAVMDLIRAKTDRAMNVALNQMEGRLSSLVMRLRQTLLETIAHVEVNIDYPEYDAEEMTHALLNNNLLTVKKEVESILQTASQGKILREGLSTAIIGRPNVGKSSLMNALVHENKAIVTDIAGTTRDVIEEYVNVRGVPLRLVDTAGIRETEDIVEKIGVEKSRKVLKEADLILLVINGNEVLSHEDENLFRAAEGLDKIVIINKTDLEMKVDLDRIKELAENSPVIATSLVKEEGIDELEQAIANLFFAGGIEAQDLTYVSNSRHIALLQQTIHHIDEALGGIEADLPIDMVQIDITRAWEILGEIVGDTVSESLIDQLFSQFCLGK; encoded by the coding sequence ATGGAATTTGACACGATAACAGCGATCTCCACACCTATGGGAGAAGGAGCCATCGCCATCGTTCGGTTGAGCGGACCTGACGCAGTGTCCATTGCAGATAAAGTTTATAGTGGGACAAAACGTCTCTCTGAAGTTGATACACATACAATTCATTACGGAAAATTGATCGACCCGAAACTCGATCAAGCGGTAGAAGAAGTTATGATCAGTGTGATGCGTGCTCCACGAACGTTTACGCGGGAAGATGTTGTTGAGATCAACTGTCATGGAGGATTAGTTTCTGTAAATAGAGTCCTTCAATTGATTCTTCAGCAAGGAGCGCGCTTAGCGGAGCCAGGAGAATTTACGAAGCGAGCATTCTTAAATGGAAGAATCGATCTTTCTCAAGCGGAAGCAGTCATGGATCTGATTCGAGCGAAGACAGACCGAGCGATGAATGTTGCCCTCAACCAGATGGAAGGGCGTTTATCTTCTCTCGTCATGCGTCTTAGACAAACTCTTTTAGAAACGATCGCCCATGTAGAAGTGAACATCGATTATCCAGAGTATGACGCAGAAGAGATGACTCATGCTTTATTGAATAACAATCTGCTCACTGTAAAAAAAGAAGTTGAATCAATATTGCAGACGGCAAGTCAAGGTAAGATCCTTCGTGAAGGATTGTCTACGGCGATCATCGGAAGACCGAATGTAGGTAAGTCATCGCTCATGAATGCACTCGTTCATGAGAATAAAGCGATCGTTACGGATATTGCTGGAACAACACGTGACGTTATCGAAGAGTACGTGAACGTTAGAGGCGTGCCGTTACGTTTGGTGGATACAGCGGGAATTCGTGAGACAGAAGACATCGTAGAAAAGATCGGTGTTGAAAAGTCGCGGAAAGTACTAAAAGAAGCAGATTTGATTCTTCTTGTTATCAATGGGAATGAAGTGCTCTCACATGAAGATGAGAACTTGTTCCGTGCAGCTGAAGGACTAGATAAGATCGTAATTATTAATAAAACAGATCTTGAAATGAAAGTAGACTTGGACCGAATAAAGGAACTTGCAGAGAACTCACCTGTAATCGCAACCTCATTAGTAAAAGAAGAGGGAATTGATGAACTAGAGCAAGCGATCGCAAACTTGTTCTTTGCAGGCGGCATCGAAGCGCAAGACTTAACATACGTATCTAACTCTAGGCACATCGCACTTCTTCAGCAGACGATTCATCATATTGATGAGGCACTCGGCGGCATTGAAGCGGATCTACCTATAGATATGGTACAAATCGATATTACAAGAGCTTGGGAGATACTTGGGGAAATCGTAGGAGACACGGTTTCAGAGAGTCTGATCGACCAATTGTTCTCTCAATTTTGTTTAGGAAAATAA
- the mnmG gene encoding tRNA uridine-5-carboxymethylaminomethyl(34) synthesis enzyme MnmG, whose product MGYKADTFDVIVVGAGHAGVEAALASARMGAKTLCLTLNLDTVAYMPCNPSVGGPAKGIVVREVDALGGEMARNIDKTHIQMRMLNTGKGPAVRALRAQADKYLYQHEMKKTMENTENLTLRQGMVERLIIEDGECRGVITKTGAEYAAKAVVLTTGTYLRGKIIIGELAYESGPNNMAPSINLSYHLQELGFDMVRFKTGTPPRVNSKTIDYSKTEIQPGDDVPRAFSYETTEYITDQLPCWLTYTGEETHQLINGNLHRSPMYSGMIEGTGPRYCPSIEDKIVRFNDKPRHQIFLEPEGRNTEEVYVQGLSTSLPEDVQKRILATIPGLEKAELMRAGYAIEYDAIVPTQLWPSLETKRVNGLFTAGQLNGTSGYEEAAGQGLMAGINAALKVQDKEPLVLDRSEAYIGVLIDDLITKGTNEPYRLLTSRAEYRLLLRHDNADLRLTKKGHEIGLIPQDRYERFEEKKALIAQEIDRLEHVSIKPSEIVQQVLAESQSTPLKEPMSAANLLKRPEITYPVIHKLVPAETALPETVMEQVEIQVKYAGYIDKQLAQVEKMRKMENKKLPVDLDYMAINGLATEAKQKLHEVRPLSVGQASRVSGVNPADISILLIYLEQGKLAKIAR is encoded by the coding sequence ATGGGATATAAAGCAGATACGTTTGATGTGATCGTAGTCGGTGCTGGACATGCGGGTGTTGAAGCAGCACTTGCTTCTGCACGTATGGGTGCTAAAACATTATGTTTAACATTGAACTTAGATACAGTCGCCTATATGCCGTGTAATCCGTCAGTAGGCGGACCGGCTAAAGGGATCGTCGTTCGTGAAGTTGACGCACTCGGCGGAGAGATGGCGCGCAACATCGACAAGACACATATTCAAATGCGTATGCTGAACACAGGTAAAGGCCCAGCGGTACGTGCGCTGCGCGCGCAAGCGGATAAATATCTGTATCAGCATGAAATGAAAAAAACGATGGAAAACACAGAGAACCTTACGTTGCGTCAAGGGATGGTAGAGCGTCTGATCATCGAAGACGGTGAATGTAGAGGGGTAATCACAAAAACCGGAGCAGAGTACGCGGCAAAAGCGGTCGTACTTACAACCGGAACGTACTTAAGAGGGAAGATCATCATCGGAGAACTCGCATATGAGAGCGGCCCGAACAACATGGCTCCTTCTATCAACTTGTCATATCATCTGCAAGAGTTAGGCTTTGATATGGTGCGTTTCAAAACAGGAACACCTCCGCGTGTTAACAGCAAGACGATTGATTATTCAAAAACAGAAATTCAGCCTGGTGACGATGTACCTCGTGCTTTTTCTTATGAAACAACAGAGTACATCACAGATCAGCTTCCTTGCTGGCTAACGTATACAGGTGAAGAGACGCATCAGTTGATCAACGGAAACCTTCATCGTTCACCGATGTATTCCGGAATGATCGAAGGTACTGGACCGAGATATTGTCCATCGATCGAGGATAAGATTGTCCGTTTCAATGATAAGCCAAGACATCAGATCTTCTTAGAGCCTGAAGGACGCAATACAGAAGAAGTATACGTTCAAGGTCTTTCAACAAGTCTTCCGGAAGATGTGCAGAAACGAATTTTAGCAACGATTCCTGGTCTTGAAAAAGCAGAGTTGATGCGTGCAGGATATGCGATTGAGTATGATGCGATCGTTCCAACTCAACTTTGGCCATCTCTTGAGACGAAGCGCGTGAACGGTCTATTTACAGCTGGACAACTGAACGGAACGAGCGGATATGAAGAGGCAGCGGGTCAAGGACTTATGGCGGGAATCAACGCAGCGTTAAAAGTTCAAGATAAAGAGCCTCTTGTGCTTGATCGTTCAGAAGCGTACATCGGAGTTTTGATCGACGACTTGATCACAAAAGGAACGAACGAACCTTATCGCCTTCTAACATCGCGTGCAGAGTACCGTTTACTTCTTAGACACGATAACGCAGATTTGCGATTAACGAAAAAAGGTCATGAAATCGGACTGATACCACAAGATCGTTACGAACGCTTTGAAGAGAAGAAAGCGTTAATTGCGCAGGAAATAGATCGACTTGAGCATGTTTCGATCAAACCGAGTGAAATCGTGCAGCAAGTTCTTGCAGAGTCACAATCGACTCCGTTAAAAGAACCGATGTCAGCGGCTAACTTGTTAAAGCGCCCTGAAATCACATATCCAGTCATTCATAAGCTTGTCCCAGCTGAAACAGCATTGCCAGAGACAGTGATGGAGCAGGTAGAGATCCAAGTGAAATATGCTGGATATATTGATAAACAGCTCGCACAAGTTGAAAAGATGCGCAAGATGGAAAACAAGAAGCTTCCCGTAGATCTTGATTACATGGCAATCAATGGACTAGCGACAGAAGCGAAACAAAAACTTCACGAAGTTCGGCCTCTTTCTGTAGGGCAGGCATCACGTGTATCAGGGGTAAACCCAGCAGATATCTCGATTCTGTTGATCTATCTCGAACAAGGTAAACTGGCGAAGATCGCCCGTTGA
- a CDS encoding mechanosensitive ion channel family protein, whose protein sequence is MAGANLPETAEKAVTIFSDKEWWTGIATTSLKIVGIIILAIIFKYIVKAAIANVFKVRLKSPLRLSERRENTLFRLLDNVASYVIYFVAILTILTEFGVDIKAILAGAGVVGLAIGFGAQSLVKDIITGFFIIFENQFSVGDTVRITNFEGTVEEIGLRTTKIKSWTGELHILPNSSITEVTNFSVHNSIAVVDLSIAYEEDIDKAQNIIQEVVKNAKPNYPEMVKEPEVLGVQMLGASEVVIRVTAEVLPMTHFKIARELRKTLKHELEVAGIEIPYPKMVTYQKEPLPKEHK, encoded by the coding sequence TTGGCAGGTGCGAACTTACCGGAAACTGCAGAGAAAGCCGTCACGATTTTTTCCGATAAAGAATGGTGGACAGGCATTGCTACGACTAGCTTAAAAATCGTAGGCATCATTATACTCGCTATAATTTTCAAATATATTGTAAAAGCAGCGATCGCTAATGTGTTTAAAGTTCGACTTAAATCTCCTCTGCGCTTAAGTGAGAGAAGAGAGAACACCCTATTTAGACTGTTAGATAATGTTGCTTCATATGTCATTTACTTTGTAGCGATCTTAACCATTCTAACGGAGTTCGGTGTTGACATTAAAGCGATTCTTGCCGGAGCTGGAGTGGTTGGTCTAGCGATTGGTTTCGGTGCTCAAAGTCTTGTGAAGGATATCATTACAGGCTTTTTCATCATCTTCGAAAATCAGTTCTCTGTGGGAGACACGGTACGAATCACAAACTTTGAAGGAACTGTTGAAGAAATAGGATTAAGAACGACAAAAATTAAAAGTTGGACAGGAGAATTACATATCCTGCCGAATTCGTCTATCACAGAAGTTACGAATTTTTCTGTTCATAATAGCATTGCGGTCGTTGACTTGAGCATTGCTTATGAAGAGGATATCGATAAAGCTCAAAATATTATTCAAGAAGTTGTGAAGAATGCTAAGCCGAACTATCCTGAGATGGTTAAAGAACCAGAAGTATTAGGCGTTCAGATGCTTGGTGCATCAGAAGTAGTGATTCGTGTTACGGCAGAGGTCCTTCCGATGACACACTTTAAGATCGCTCGTGAACTTCGTAAAACGCTAAAACACGAGCTTGAAGTTGCGGGAATCGAGATTCCATATCCAAAGATGGTCACGTATCAAAAAGAACCATTACCAAAAGAACACAAATAA
- a CDS encoding ParB/RepB/Spo0J family partition protein — MVKGLGKGLHAFFPPTEAGEEEQIKEVSISELRPNPYQPRKVFDQKAIEELKESIIEHGILQPIVVRKSIKGFEIVLGERRFRAASEAGLKVIPVIVKDYDEQKMMEVALIENLQREDLNPVEEAQAYQKLMEHLKLTQEELATRVGKSRPHIANHIRLLQLPKPVLELLSNGQISMGHGRALLGLKKKTKMQLVVDRVINENLNVRQLEKLISDINMNVSRGTKKKTVPANVFFQEKESSLRDRFGTSVSIKKSKRKGKIEIEFFSQDDLERILELLEK, encoded by the coding sequence TTGGTGAAAGGGTTAGGTAAAGGGCTGCATGCCTTCTTTCCTCCAACAGAAGCAGGGGAAGAAGAGCAGATTAAAGAAGTCAGTATATCAGAGCTAAGGCCAAATCCGTATCAGCCTCGAAAAGTTTTTGACCAAAAAGCCATTGAAGAACTAAAAGAATCCATTATCGAACATGGCATTCTTCAACCCATTGTTGTACGAAAAAGTATTAAAGGATTTGAAATTGTTCTTGGGGAAAGACGATTCCGCGCTGCTTCAGAAGCCGGATTGAAAGTGATCCCCGTAATCGTAAAAGATTACGACGAACAAAAAATGATGGAAGTTGCTCTGATCGAGAACTTACAGCGTGAAGATCTGAATCCTGTTGAAGAGGCTCAAGCGTATCAGAAGCTGATGGAACACTTAAAACTAACACAAGAAGAGTTAGCTACTCGTGTTGGAAAGAGTCGTCCTCACATTGCAAACCATATTCGTTTGCTTCAGCTACCAAAGCCTGTTCTTGAACTCTTATCGAACGGACAAATATCAATGGGGCATGGACGAGCATTGCTGGGTCTTAAGAAAAAGACGAAGATGCAGCTTGTCGTTGACCGGGTAATCAATGAAAACTTAAATGTGAGACAGCTTGAAAAATTAATCTCTGATATTAATATGAATGTTTCACGTGGAACAAAGAAAAAAACAGTCCCAGCGAACGTTTTCTTCCAAGAAAAAGAATCATCTTTACGCGATCGATTTGGCACTTCAGTTTCGATTAAAAAATCAAAACGAAAAGGAAAGATCGAGATCGAATTCTTTTCACAAGATGACCTGGAACGAATTTTAGAACTGTTAGAAAAGTAA
- a CDS encoding ParA family protein, protein MAKTIAVANQKGGVGKTTTSVNLGACLAYFGKKVLLVDIDPQGNATSGVGVDKGDIDQCIYNVLVEDVEVKDVIVETICEGLHILPSTIQLAGAEIELVPTISREVRLKRALEKVSANYDFIIIDCPPSLGLLTINSLTASDSVIIPVQCEYYALEGLSQLLNTVRLVQKHLNTDLMIDGVLLTMLDARTNLGIQVIEEVKKYFQDKVYETIIPRNVRLSEAPSHGKPIIIYDPKSRGADVYLDFAKEVIGIGERVR, encoded by the coding sequence GTGGCCAAGACCATTGCAGTAGCCAACCAGAAAGGCGGAGTCGGAAAAACGACTACGTCGGTCAACCTTGGTGCATGCTTAGCATATTTCGGTAAAAAAGTATTGCTCGTAGACATAGATCCTCAAGGGAACGCAACAAGTGGCGTAGGTGTAGATAAAGGAGATATCGACCAGTGTATCTACAATGTTCTTGTCGAGGATGTAGAAGTAAAAGACGTGATCGTCGAGACCATCTGTGAAGGTTTACATATCCTCCCGTCGACGATACAGCTTGCTGGAGCTGAGATCGAACTCGTACCAACGATCTCTCGAGAAGTCCGTTTGAAAAGAGCGTTAGAAAAGGTAAGTGCCAATTACGATTTTATTATTATTGATTGTCCGCCATCATTAGGACTGCTTACCATCAACTCATTAACAGCTTCTGACTCAGTCATCATACCTGTTCAGTGCGAGTATTACGCGCTAGAAGGTTTAAGTCAGCTTTTAAACACAGTACGACTTGTACAAAAACATTTAAATACTGATCTGATGATTGACGGTGTGCTGCTTACCATGCTGGATGCACGTACAAACTTAGGAATTCAAGTCATTGAAGAAGTAAAAAAATATTTTCAAGATAAAGTGTATGAAACCATCATACCAAGAAACGTTAGACTATCAGAAGCGCCGAGTCACGGGAAACCGATCATCATCTATGATCCTAAATCCCGAGGTGCTGATGTTTATTTAGATTTTGCGAAGGAAGTGATCGGCATTGGTGAAAGGGTTAGGTAA
- the noc gene encoding nucleoid occlusion protein, with translation MKHPFSRLFGIGEKSQQTLDPEPAEKNDNEEVLQLPVQRIIPNRFQPRTVFIDERIEELSQTIEAHGIIQPIVVRGIGDDKYELIAGERRWRAVQKLGWEKIPAIIKEMDDSQTASVALIENLQREELTAIEEAMAYAKLLELHGLTQEGLAQKLGKGQSTIANKLRLLKLPQSIQDALLQKKVTERHARALIVLKSPEKMEAVLQEIIEKQLNVKQTEERVKRMIESETAEKKPQSRRKSYSKDMRLAINTVRQSVDMVVQSGLSIDTEEEEHEEFYQFTIRIPKK, from the coding sequence ATGAAGCATCCTTTTTCACGTTTATTCGGCATCGGCGAAAAGAGCCAGCAAACCTTAGATCCAGAACCAGCTGAAAAAAACGACAACGAAGAAGTACTTCAACTTCCGGTTCAAAGAATCATACCCAACCGGTTTCAGCCTCGTACGGTTTTTATAGATGAACGAATTGAAGAGTTATCACAGACGATTGAAGCTCACGGAATCATTCAGCCCATCGTTGTTCGAGGTATCGGCGACGACAAATACGAGCTGATCGCGGGCGAACGTAGGTGGCGTGCTGTCCAAAAGCTTGGATGGGAAAAGATCCCGGCAATCATAAAAGAGATGGACGACTCTCAAACGGCTTCTGTAGCACTTATTGAGAACCTTCAGCGAGAAGAGTTGACAGCTATCGAAGAAGCGATGGCATATGCTAAGCTTCTAGAACTGCACGGACTCACACAAGAAGGCCTTGCTCAAAAGTTGGGTAAAGGTCAGTCTACGATTGCGAACAAGCTGCGTCTGTTAAAGCTTCCGCAGTCTATTCAAGATGCCCTTTTGCAGAAAAAAGTAACAGAACGTCATGCTCGTGCATTGATCGTTTTGAAATCTCCTGAAAAGATGGAGGCCGTTCTTCAAGAAATCATCGAAAAGCAATTGAATGTGAAGCAGACGGAAGAACGTGTGAAACGAATGATCGAATCTGAGACAGCAGAAAAGAAACCTCAGTCACGCCGAAAATCGTATAGCAAAGATATGCGACTTGCGATCAACACGGTAAGACAATCGGTAGACATGGTCGTACAAAGCGGACTTTCTATCGATACAGAAGAAGAAGAGCACGAGGAGTTCTATCAGTTCACGATTCGTATTCCCAAAAAATAA
- the yyaC gene encoding spore protease YyaC, translating to MFLKRKLGLGKPIQYKLHHEDKEAMLRITEQILPMLPESAHQPVVVVCIGTDRSTGDALGPLVGTKLHNKDTFPFFVYGTLDDPVHAVNLEEKLKMIATEHPGAFVIGIDACLGRLNHVGMVSINDGPVKPGAGVNKQLPPVGDMHITGIVNVSGFMEYFVLQNTRLSIVMKMADLIADSLHMACLRKKIQQKNMIVSTESRSQDIYKIQ from the coding sequence ATGTTCCTCAAACGGAAGCTGGGATTAGGGAAACCCATTCAATATAAATTGCACCACGAAGACAAGGAAGCGATGCTTAGAATTACAGAACAAATTTTACCTATGCTTCCGGAATCAGCTCATCAGCCCGTTGTCGTTGTCTGTATAGGCACAGACAGATCGACAGGTGATGCATTAGGTCCTCTAGTTGGTACCAAGTTGCATAACAAAGATACATTCCCATTCTTTGTTTACGGCACACTAGATGATCCTGTTCATGCGGTGAATTTAGAAGAAAAGTTAAAGATGATCGCTACTGAGCATCCAGGTGCTTTTGTTATAGGAATTGATGCTTGTTTAGGTCGATTAAACCACGTTGGCATGGTCTCGATCAACGATGGACCTGTTAAACCAGGGGCTGGCGTTAACAAACAGCTGCCGCCTGTTGGTGATATGCACATTACAGGTATCGTAAACGTTAGTGGTTTTATGGAATACTTTGTTCTTCAAAACACACGACTCAGCATTGTCATGAAGATGGCTGATCTGATCGCTGATTCTCTCCATATGGCTTGTTTACGTAAAAAGATTCAACAAAAAAACATGATTGTAAGCACCGAATCTCGTTCACAAGACATTTACAAAATTCAATAG
- the spoIIIJ gene encoding YidC family membrane integrase SpoIIIJ — translation MRKKIGLLIALFALMAVLSGCGSMNDPITSDSTGIWDTYFVYPLSWLITYFATLTGENYGLAIIIVTLIIRTALLPLMIKQTRSSKAMQEIQPEIQKLREKYKSKDANTQQKLQQETMALFQKNGVNPLAGCLPLLIQMPILLGFYHAIMRTGEIANHNFLWFDLGDPDPFYILPLVAGLTTFLQQKIMMGGMDNPNPQMKMLLYIMPVMIVVFAINFPAALSLYWVIGNIFMIGQTYFITTPMKKKENQVDGGAKK, via the coding sequence GTGCGTAAGAAAATAGGTTTACTGATTGCCCTTTTCGCACTCATGGCTGTCCTATCTGGATGTGGATCGATGAATGATCCTATTACTAGTGACAGCACTGGAATTTGGGACACATATTTTGTATATCCGTTATCATGGTTGATCACATACTTTGCGACCCTAACTGGTGAAAACTACGGATTAGCGATCATTATTGTTACATTAATCATCCGTACTGCGCTTCTTCCATTAATGATTAAGCAAACACGCAGTTCAAAAGCGATGCAAGAGATCCAACCTGAAATTCAAAAGCTTCGCGAAAAGTACAAGTCTAAAGATGCAAACACACAACAGAAATTACAGCAAGAAACGATGGCTTTATTCCAGAAGAACGGAGTTAACCCGCTTGCTGGTTGTTTACCTTTATTGATTCAAATGCCGATTCTTTTAGGTTTCTACCACGCGATCATGCGTACGGGTGAAATCGCGAACCATAATTTCCTTTGGTTTGACTTAGGAGATCCGGATCCATTTTATATCTTACCGTTAGTAGCCGGTTTAACGACATTCTTACAACAAAAGATCATGATGGGTGGAATGGATAATCCAAACCCACAGATGAAGATGCTTTTATACATCATGCCAGTAATGATCGTTGTGTTTGCGATTAATTTCCCAGCTGCACTATCTCTATATTGGGTGATCGGTAACATATTTATGATTGGACAGACATATTTCATTACGACCCCAATGAAAAAGAAAGAAAACCAAGTTGATGGGGGAGCTAAAAAGTGA